From a region of the Methanolobus tindarius DSM 2278 genome:
- a CDS encoding PAS domain-containing protein, translated as MNAILGVVYISDTKISENSSVQKGNVPDTVLVDKKLEAVYNSSPVISFIWKAEGNWPVEYVSGNITQLGYSPDEFLSGKLAYGDIVFPDDLDRILLEVKKHSEKKNTSYFSLNYRILTSSDEVRWVTERSFIKRDENGNITHFQGIIIDNTELEKTERELLETGKKYKIIFERSPVGILYFDENGIITHCNKSCSSIIGAPVKKIVGFSVLSSLKDERLKNAVDVVFLGNPGFYEGTFVSSISGKQIALKASFTPVMDDDGSLLGGIGILEDISVSKDAKEKLALNEMRLEALLKLYQMQDFPMSEIAEYAIQKAAELTTSTTGYLEFLNEDENVLETYHWPVDVEPGLSGSEEPFVHPLKLTGFWGEAIRERKPVIVNTPYASDNLDEIYPGKKERMLNHITVPVFDNEQIVAVASVANKSKNYDESDVRQLTLLMEGMWKLVQYKNTNEVLYEALRMRRMLESIMSSSPAIVFLWKPEQDWPVEFVSENIKQFGYNVNDFISGKIIYGDIIHPSDLHRVRSEVERASREGFSDFSQEYRILTKSGDVRWVDERTLLHYNERGMVDYLQGIIVDITERKQANNFLRIECDLDNVLGETGGLEETFEKLLDFTLEAKAIDSGIMYVVDELTGGFEAISYRGLSENFVSSLANFGPNTLMARLFTTGFPVYKYFSEINMMMPAVNLDFEGLQAMAFIPVKFNEKLVAAIVLGSHTELEIPANSRNLVETIANQVGIIISRMKKDSGVQKSKNNMNSLLDALDEVVFIMDMEGKILHINKTLIEILNYSSRDLEMKDFLMLYPQDWEDDVLSTLDEIMAGKLSTCDIPLVSKEGILVPVKSKFTIGDWGGQDVLISISSPIKEPGT; from the coding sequence ATGAATGCAATTTTGGGCGTGGTATACATATCAGATACAAAAATTTCCGAAAACAGTAGTGTTCAGAAAGGAAATGTTCCTGACACTGTTTTAGTCGACAAAAAACTCGAAGCAGTTTACAACAGCAGTCCAGTCATCTCTTTTATTTGGAAAGCTGAAGGTAACTGGCCTGTTGAATATGTTTCCGGGAATATTACTCAGCTTGGATACTCGCCAGATGAATTCCTTTCAGGAAAGCTGGCATATGGGGATATTGTTTTCCCTGATGATCTTGACAGGATTCTTCTTGAAGTCAAAAAACATTCTGAGAAAAAGAACACATCCTATTTCTCTCTGAATTATCGAATTCTGACCAGTTCTGACGAAGTACGTTGGGTTACTGAAAGATCTTTTATCAAAAGGGATGAAAATGGGAACATTACTCATTTTCAGGGGATTATTATAGATAATACTGAACTGGAAAAAACGGAAAGGGAGCTACTGGAAACCGGTAAAAAATACAAGATAATATTTGAGAGGTCTCCGGTAGGGATTCTTTATTTTGATGAAAATGGAATAATCACTCACTGTAACAAAAGTTGTTCCAGCATAATTGGTGCTCCGGTAAAGAAAATAGTCGGTTTCAGCGTTCTTTCCTCTCTTAAAGATGAAAGGCTTAAAAATGCAGTGGATGTTGTTTTCCTTGGGAATCCGGGTTTTTATGAAGGTACATTTGTCTCCAGTATAAGTGGAAAACAAATAGCATTAAAAGCCAGTTTTACTCCTGTAATGGATGATGATGGTTCTTTACTTGGTGGTATCGGAATACTTGAAGATATATCAGTCAGTAAAGATGCAAAAGAAAAACTGGCTCTCAACGAGATGCGACTTGAAGCCCTGCTGAAATTGTACCAGATGCAGGATTTTCCGATGAGTGAAATTGCAGAATACGCAATTCAGAAAGCTGCCGAACTAACCACCAGCACTACAGGTTATTTGGAATTCCTGAATGAAGATGAGAACGTTCTGGAAACATATCACTGGCCCGTGGATGTTGAACCAGGTCTGTCAGGTAGTGAAGAGCCCTTTGTGCATCCTCTCAAATTAACCGGTTTCTGGGGAGAGGCCATACGTGAAAGAAAACCCGTAATAGTCAATACTCCATATGCTTCGGATAATCTTGATGAGATCTACCCCGGCAAAAAAGAACGCATGCTAAATCATATAACAGTCCCCGTATTTGATAATGAGCAGATAGTAGCAGTTGCAAGCGTTGCTAATAAGTCAAAGAACTATGACGAGTCCGATGTACGCCAACTGACACTTCTTATGGAAGGTATGTGGAAACTTGTCCAGTACAAGAACACAAACGAAGTTTTGTATGAAGCTCTAAGGATGCGCAGGATGCTTGAATCTATCATGAGTTCAAGTCCTGCTATTGTTTTCCTATGGAAACCTGAACAGGACTGGCCTGTTGAATTTGTTTCTGAAAATATTAAGCAGTTTGGCTACAATGTGAATGATTTCATCTCAGGAAAAATAATTTATGGTGACATAATTCATCCATCTGATCTCCATAGGGTAAGGAGTGAAGTTGAAAGAGCATCAAGGGAAGGTTTCTCTGATTTTAGTCAGGAATACAGGATACTTACAAAATCCGGAGATGTAAGGTGGGTAGATGAAAGGACACTGCTACACTATAATGAAAGAGGTATGGTGGATTATCTTCAGGGTATAATTGTTGATATAACTGAACGCAAGCAGGCTAATAATTTCCTGCGTATTGAGTGTGATCTTGATAATGTGCTTGGTGAAACAGGAGGACTTGAAGAAACCTTTGAGAAATTGCTTGATTTTACCCTTGAAGCTAAGGCTATTGATTCCGGTATAATGTATGTTGTGGACGAGCTGACAGGAGGATTTGAAGCCATTTCCTATCGTGGCCTGTCCGAAAATTTTGTCTCTTCATTGGCTAATTTCGGTCCGAACACACTTATGGCACGTCTTTTTACAACAGGTTTCCCCGTGTATAAGTATTTCTCAGAGATCAATATGATGATGCCTGCTGTAAATCTTGATTTTGAAGGCTTACAGGCAATGGCCTTTATACCTGTAAAATTCAATGAAAAGCTGGTGGCTGCTATTGTGCTTGGTTCTCATACAGAGCTGGAGATTCCTGCAAACTCAAGGAACCTAGTAGAAACCATAGCCAATCAAGTTGGTATCATCATATCCAGGATGAAAAAAGATTCCGGTGTCCAGAAAAGTAAGAACAATATGAATTCTCTGCTTGATGCACTTGATGAGGTTGTTTTTATAATGGATATGGAAGGCAAGATTCTTCATATTAATAAAACTCTTATTGAAATTCTTAACTATTCATCAAGGGACCTTGAAATGAAGGATTTCCTGATGCTATATCCGCAAGACTGGGAAGACGATGTTCTGTCCACACTGGACGAGATTATGGCAGGAAAACTTTCTACTTGTGATATTCCACTTGTAAGCAAAGAAGGTATTCTTGTGCCTGTGAAGTCAAAATTTACAATTGGTGACTGGGGCGGACAGGATGTTCTTATATCCATATCTTCCCCGATAAAAGAGCCTGGAACTTAA
- a CDS encoding hydantoinase/oxoprolinase N-terminal domain-containing protein, which translates to MDYSLGIDAGGTYTDAVLIRDSDGSIIDSNKSLTTYPDLLKGIRNTLDGLDQHHLEKVGYVSVSTTLATNSVLEKTGYPVALILANDADVPNRSKIEHFSLVKGGHNSAGNEVCPVDLESVREFVLRVKDKVSAFAVSSYFSVRNPDHELKIKELITELSGLPVVCGHELSQDLGAYERGITAYLNARLIPISSHFMKAVSSEIERRNIDAKLMMLKCDGSVVGISEAPKKPIESVFSGPAASLVGASYLSGTEDCVVIDVGGTSTDVSVIHNGIPELSDSGALVGGWQTKVKAIRMETSAMGGDSHVWVRNHVTNIGPRRVIPLCLAASEHPEIIEKLKQNQVILRNQIGENLQPTKFFIRSGLELPDISSAEDDLLSRIGDKPLTVSEIYWNENRLPSPATLDLLIQKRLIKTIGFTPTDALHVLGEYTQWNKEASVLGAGILAALSGTDEEEFCLRIKEDVAINMAQNLISFLLEGVSREEIEKVLRGKFFAGFKVYLPVVLLGGPVKAYEKGLADFIDAQIILPEYCSVGNAVGAVAGKGAKKLEVLIKASYTESKYNLKTSSFVVFFPGGREEFASYHEALEFGEEIGSKLIMNYMSDAGLNTADVSIDMHRSDIITHEGGLPVETRLAFSGIGEAGKGRKMEVE; encoded by the coding sequence ATGGATTACAGCCTAGGAATAGATGCCGGAGGCACCTATACTGACGCTGTCCTGATCAGGGACTCTGATGGCAGCATAATAGATTCAAACAAGTCATTGACTACATATCCTGACCTTTTAAAAGGCATCAGGAATACTCTGGACGGGCTTGATCAGCATCACCTTGAAAAGGTCGGTTATGTATCTGTTTCTACAACCCTTGCAACCAATAGTGTACTTGAAAAAACAGGCTACCCTGTAGCTCTTATTCTTGCAAATGATGCGGATGTACCCAACAGATCAAAAATCGAACATTTCAGCCTTGTAAAAGGAGGACATAACAGTGCAGGGAACGAAGTTTGTCCTGTTGACCTGGAATCTGTAAGGGAATTTGTACTCAGAGTAAAAGATAAAGTCTCTGCATTTGCAGTTTCATCCTATTTCAGTGTACGGAACCCGGATCACGAATTAAAAATAAAAGAACTTATCACTGAACTCAGCGGACTTCCGGTTGTTTGCGGACATGAACTTTCACAGGATCTTGGTGCATATGAAAGAGGTATCACTGCATACCTGAACGCCAGACTCATACCAATATCAAGTCATTTTATGAAAGCTGTCAGTTCTGAAATAGAAAGAAGAAATATTGACGCAAAACTCATGATGCTCAAATGTGACGGTTCAGTTGTAGGTATCTCTGAAGCCCCGAAAAAACCGATAGAATCTGTATTCTCAGGACCTGCTGCAAGTTTAGTTGGAGCATCATATCTTTCAGGAACTGAGGACTGTGTTGTCATCGATGTTGGAGGAACCAGTACCGATGTTTCAGTTATACACAACGGTATTCCCGAACTCAGTGATTCCGGTGCTCTGGTAGGTGGATGGCAGACAAAGGTCAAAGCCATAAGAATGGAAACATCCGCAATGGGAGGAGACAGTCATGTATGGGTCAGAAACCATGTGACAAATATTGGACCAAGAAGGGTAATTCCACTTTGTCTTGCTGCCAGTGAACACCCCGAAATAATTGAAAAGCTCAAACAAAATCAGGTTATTCTCCGCAATCAAATAGGTGAGAACCTGCAACCAACAAAATTCTTTATCAGATCAGGACTGGAATTACCGGACATCAGTTCTGCAGAAGATGACTTACTTTCAAGAATAGGAGACAAACCACTTACTGTCAGTGAGATTTACTGGAATGAGAACAGGCTTCCGAGCCCAGCTACACTTGACCTGCTCATACAGAAAAGGCTCATAAAAACAATTGGATTTACACCCACAGACGCTCTCCATGTTCTTGGGGAATACACCCAGTGGAACAAGGAAGCTTCAGTTCTGGGAGCCGGTATTCTGGCTGCCCTTTCAGGAACCGATGAAGAGGAGTTTTGTCTCCGAATAAAGGAAGATGTTGCCATAAACATGGCACAGAACCTTATTTCATTCCTGCTTGAAGGTGTAAGCAGGGAAGAGATAGAAAAAGTGCTCAGGGGAAAGTTCTTTGCCGGATTCAAAGTCTATCTCCCCGTGGTTCTTCTTGGCGGACCTGTAAAAGCTTATGAGAAGGGACTTGCAGATTTCATAGATGCACAGATTATCCTTCCCGAATACTGCAGCGTCGGAAACGCCGTTGGTGCAGTTGCAGGAAAAGGTGCAAAGAAACTTGAGGTTCTGATAAAAGCCAGCTACACGGAATCAAAATACAATCTCAAAACATCATCTTTTGTTGTATTCTTCCCGGGAGGCAGGGAGGAATTCGCATCATATCACGAAGCTCTGGAATTCGGTGAAGAAATTGGCAGCAAGCTCATAATGAACTACATGAGTGATGCCGGCCTGAACACTGCTGATGTTAGCATCGATATGCATCGAAGTGATATTATTACACACGAAGGAGGGCTTCCTGTAGAAACACGACTCGCCTTTTCAGGTATTGGAGAAGCCGGAAAAGGAAGGAAAATGGAGGTAGAATAA
- the cydB gene encoding cytochrome d ubiquinol oxidase subunit II: MLEFLTHDLLANIWFFLWCVIWGIYFIVDSFSLGAGLITPFIASDKTQRIQIQKSVGPFWGGNEVWLILAAGGTFAAFPLVFSKMFTFLYLPMMLLLIGLIMRGISVEYLHKDESPKIQNILMWGWFTGSLVISLVLGVAFANFFKGLAIADGWVYQGTLLGLFSPYALIGGILFVLISATSGALWIKIKTEGPIATKAEDFANKSSIAVLVLTLVYLVYSFAGIANFTVNYAATPVFYVLPAIAVLTAILAVVFAMKGKAFLAFCCNLGVILFIVQSGLASIYPYMLKSSIALEYGIDIYQGASSQLTLTVMLLGALVFVPLVIIYQLWAYTLFKEKIRETETVDY, encoded by the coding sequence ATGCTGGAATTCTTAACACATGATTTACTTGCTAATATCTGGTTCTTCCTCTGGTGCGTAATTTGGGGAATCTACTTCATAGTAGATTCATTCTCACTTGGAGCAGGTCTTATCACACCATTCATTGCATCAGATAAGACACAGAGAATTCAGATCCAGAAGTCAGTAGGTCCTTTCTGGGGTGGAAATGAAGTCTGGCTCATACTGGCTGCAGGTGGAACATTTGCCGCTTTTCCACTGGTATTCTCAAAGATGTTCACATTCCTCTATCTTCCAATGATGCTCCTTCTTATTGGACTTATAATGAGAGGAATCTCAGTTGAGTATCTCCACAAGGATGAAAGTCCCAAGATACAGAACATTCTCATGTGGGGATGGTTTACAGGAAGCCTTGTAATCTCACTTGTACTCGGAGTCGCATTTGCAAACTTCTTCAAGGGACTAGCAATCGCTGACGGATGGGTTTACCAGGGTACGCTTCTTGGACTTTTCAGTCCTTATGCATTGATTGGAGGAATACTCTTTGTGCTTATCAGTGCAACATCAGGTGCCCTGTGGATCAAGATTAAGACAGAAGGTCCAATTGCTACAAAGGCAGAAGATTTCGCAAATAAGAGCAGTATAGCAGTACTTGTACTCACCCTTGTGTACCTGGTATATTCCTTTGCAGGAATTGCAAATTTCACAGTTAATTACGCTGCAACACCTGTATTCTATGTGCTGCCGGCAATTGCAGTTCTGACTGCTATCCTTGCAGTTGTTTTTGCAATGAAGGGAAAGGCCTTCCTTGCTTTCTGCTGCAATCTTGGAGTAATACTCTTTATTGTACAAAGCGGTCTTGCAAGTATATATCCGTACATGCTCAAGTCATCCATTGCGCTTGAATATGGTATTGATATATATCAGGGAGCTTCAAGCCAGCTTACTCTGACAGTAATGCTTCTGGGAGCACTTGTGTTTGTGCCACTGGTTATCATTTACCAGCTATGGGCTTACACATTGTTCAAGGAAAAAATAAGAGAAACAGAAACGGTTGATTACTAA
- a CDS encoding hydantoinase/oxoprolinase family protein, with the protein MQYSLGIDAGGTYTDAVIVRDSDRKVIDSNKALTTYPDLLTGIENAIDGLDGKYLSDVKLVSVSTTLATNTILEKTGYPVALILIGKHTLPANTPIADFIVVKGGHNVAGLEDDILDMEAIREYALKVKERVSAFAVSSYFSIRNPDHEIKVRDMLSELTGLPIVCGHELSQDLGAYERGVTAYLNAQLLPIADQFIHAILTDIKKRGIDAKLMMLKCDGSVIGIHEAMEKPIESIFSGPAASLMGASFLSGNDTCAVIDVGGTSTDVSLNYSGFPELVDTGAVVGGWHTKVKAIRMETSAMGGDSHVWIKNRNVNIGPRRVVPLCLAAIKYPGFMEQLKSGRTPSRVHLAENVQPTKFFVRTGKDATNLSPFEKELMEIIQFEPVSLNDIFWKIGKPISPDSVDSLIQKRLVQAIGFTPTDALHVLGEYTKWDTEASHTGAKILARLTPMDETELCMHIKKEVAINMALDLMSFMYKGISKPEIEKMIRGDFLSQFKVNVPVVLLGGPVSCYVEELNRLIIADIVVPEHADVGNAVGALVGKGVKSIEILVKSFYKKTERSILVFSPVERKEFPTYSDALEYANEHGKKLILEYMQESDLKPENVNIDIQREDITMTDGDDGTPIETKLIFLGTGIPEKEN; encoded by the coding sequence ATGCAGTACAGTCTTGGAATAGATGCCGGTGGGACGTACACCGATGCAGTAATTGTAAGGGATTCTGACAGAAAGGTTATTGATTCCAATAAAGCCCTTACGACATATCCTGACCTTTTAACAGGAATAGAGAATGCAATCGATGGACTTGACGGCAAGTATCTGTCTGATGTCAAACTTGTTTCAGTTTCAACAACCCTTGCAACCAACACCATACTTGAAAAAACCGGCTACCCGGTTGCTCTTATACTCATAGGAAAACACACACTCCCTGCAAATACACCAATAGCCGATTTCATTGTAGTAAAAGGTGGACACAACGTAGCCGGGCTTGAAGACGATATTCTTGATATGGAAGCCATAAGGGAATATGCTCTTAAAGTCAAAGAAAGGGTTTCCGCTTTTGCTGTCTCCTCATATTTCAGTATCCGTAATCCTGATCATGAAATAAAAGTGAGGGATATGCTTTCAGAGCTAACCGGACTTCCAATTGTTTGTGGACACGAACTGTCACAGGATCTTGGAGCATATGAAAGAGGTGTTACAGCTTATCTTAACGCACAACTACTTCCGATTGCAGACCAATTCATCCACGCAATTCTAACCGATATTAAAAAACGTGGCATAGATGCAAAACTCATGATGCTGAAATGTGACGGCTCTGTAATAGGCATACACGAGGCCATGGAAAAACCTATCGAGTCTATATTTTCAGGACCTGCTGCAAGTCTTATGGGTGCTTCCTTCCTTTCAGGAAATGATACTTGTGCAGTTATCGATGTCGGAGGAACAAGTACCGATGTTTCACTGAATTACAGTGGTTTCCCGGAACTTGTGGACACAGGAGCCGTGGTCGGAGGATGGCATACAAAAGTGAAGGCCATACGTATGGAAACATCTGCCATGGGCGGTGACAGTCATGTATGGATCAAAAACCGCAATGTCAATATCGGACCACGCAGGGTTGTTCCACTCTGCCTTGCTGCTATTAAATATCCCGGTTTCATGGAGCAGTTAAAATCTGGCAGGACACCTTCAAGGGTGCATCTTGCAGAAAATGTGCAACCAACTAAGTTTTTCGTCAGGACGGGAAAAGACGCCACAAACCTTAGTCCATTTGAAAAAGAACTCATGGAAATAATTCAGTTTGAACCTGTCTCACTGAACGATATATTCTGGAAGATCGGAAAACCAATATCTCCGGATAGTGTTGATTCACTGATACAAAAAAGACTTGTCCAGGCAATCGGTTTTACTCCGACAGATGCCCTACATGTGCTTGGAGAATACACAAAATGGGACACTGAAGCCTCACATACCGGAGCAAAGATCCTTGCAAGGCTCACACCAATGGATGAGACCGAACTTTGTATGCATATTAAAAAGGAAGTCGCAATCAATATGGCACTTGATCTCATGAGCTTTATGTATAAAGGAATTTCAAAGCCTGAGATAGAAAAAATGATACGCGGGGATTTCCTCTCACAGTTTAAAGTGAATGTTCCGGTGGTGCTTCTTGGTGGACCTGTCAGTTGCTATGTTGAAGAACTTAACAGGCTTATTATTGCCGATATTGTAGTTCCTGAACATGCCGATGTTGGAAATGCTGTCGGGGCTCTTGTGGGTAAAGGAGTAAAAAGCATTGAGATACTTGTAAAATCATTTTACAAGAAGACTGAAAGAAGCATTCTGGTGTTTTCTCCAGTGGAAAGAAAGGAGTTCCCAACTTATTCAGATGCTCTGGAATATGCAAACGAGCACGGGAAAAAACTGATACTTGAATACATGCAGGAATCTGACCTGAAACCTGAAAATGTGAATATTGACATCCAAAGAGAAGATATCACAATGACTGATGGTGATGATGGTACTCCGATAGAAACTAAACTTATTTTCCTTGGTACCGGAATTCCTGAAAAAGAAAACTGA